One window from the genome of Glycine soja cultivar W05 chromosome 12, ASM419377v2, whole genome shotgun sequence encodes:
- the LOC114378877 gene encoding uncharacterized protein LOC114378877: MKNVIKAVKKLKLWSKKKRKKKTHGHEHPPHYCCSCYCSSSIQPSAPPLPSSSCLDFEYSNYGTFLPTPEPEPEPEPQPQEIASLNSSYQQYMVSVSEPVYGIPVPVIHASRTERSAGQFGCLFSFGSYLFRCLFPCFYIRQVV, from the coding sequence ATGAAAAACGTGATCAAAGCTGTGAAGAAACTCAAGTTGTGgtccaaaaagaaaaggaagaaaaagaccCATGGCCATGAGCATCCTCCTCACTATTGCTGCAGCTGCTATTGTTCCTCATCCATCCAACCATCAGCTCCACCCTTACCTTCATCCTCATGCCTTGATTTTGAATACAGCAACTATGGAACATTCTTACCAACCCCGGAGCCGGAGCCGGAGCCGGAACCGCAACCACAAGAGATTGCCAGCCTAAACTCATCGTATCAGCAATATATGGTATCAGTTTCGGAACCTGTTTATGGCATTCCAGTCCCGGTAATTCATGCATCTCGAACAGAAAGATCAGCTGGTCAATTTGGATGTCTTTTTAGCTTTGGTTCTTATTTGTTCCGCTGCTTATTTCCATGTTTCTACATCCGACAAGTAGTTTGA